TTGCGCGCGCTCACCGGGAGCCGGCCAGGGGGGACGACGCTGGATCGGCGGCCGCGGGCAGGGGCGCGCCCACGGCTTCGCAGAACCGTTCCACGAGCCGGTAGGTGATGCCCCACAGCAAGGGTCGGCCCGAGCCCAGAAGGCGGATCGCGGGGTGGCTCCAGTCGGCCCCGCCGAACCGGAACGCCACCACGGCGTGGCGGGAGGGGTCCAGGAGATCCGGCAGGGGCACCCAGAACGCGTCGGCCACCTCGTGGTTCAGCCGCAGTTCGGTTTGCGGGGCCACGCCGTACGCGAAGCACGACACCACCACCGGGAGCCGTTCGGCCCGGTGGGTGCCCAGAGACCCCAGGTACCGGGCCGCGGTCAGATCGAGCCCCACCTCCTCCAGGGTCTCCCGTTCCGCTGCCGCCCGGGGCCCGGAATCGCCGGGATCGATGCGCCCGCCAGGGAACGCCAGATGTCCGGACCAGGGGTCGTCGTGGCGCTCTGCCCGTTCGATGAACAGCATCTCGAGCGCCGTCCCCGCCTCCCGCAGGCACAGGGCCACGGCGGCACGCACCGGGGCCGTGCTGCCCTCGCCGGGAGGGGAGTAGCGGGCCAGGTTCCGTTCGACTTCGTCCAGGCTGTGAACCACAAAACCCTCAATGGGATGGGGCGGCTTGCCGGGGCAGGGTGCCGATGCTATCGTCCGAGCTGGCCCGCCCGGTGGCCGGCGACCGGGACCGAAGACCGAATTGATGGGGCGAGGAGATGCCGGTCCCAGGGGAGTTACCATGGACGAACCCATCCGTGACGAGGAAGAGGCCCGCCGGCTGGCCCGCACGATTGTAAGCGACCTGGCTGCCTACCACAAAGCCGAGGTGGAGCGCGGCATCGTGGAGGACCGCCTGTTCGAGGTGCTGGCGGGACCCATCGAGGAGGGCCGCCGCCACTACCGGGAACGGGTGGCTCCCGACCTGTGGGGCCGGGGGTTTTACGAGAAGGCCCTGGTGGACTTCCTCCTGAAACCCTTCGGCCGGATCAAGAGCCGGATCTGGTAGCGGTCGGTCAGCCGGGCACGGGGACCGTGAGCACGGGCACGGCCGCCGCCTCGGTGACCTCCTGGACGGTGCTTCCGTACAGGGCCTTGGCGAGGCCCTTGCGGCCGTGGTTGCCCATGACCACCAGGTCGATCCCCCGTTCCCGGGCCACCCTTAGAATCTCGCGGGCGGGCTCCCCCGCGGTCACGTACAGCCCCGCGTCCGGTCCCAGGTTCTCCCGGGCGTGATCCCGTAGCCTGCGCAAGGCCTCCTGCTCCTGGTCCGGGACGTCGTCCTCGGGGCGCAGGGCGGGGAGATCGAGCCCCCTGAGCCCTTCCGGGAGCTCCTCGACCACGTACAGGGCCGTCACCTGGGCCCCCAACGCCCGGGCCAGGTTCCGGGCGAACGCGCACACCGCGTTGCCGTCGTGGGAGATGTCTACGGCCACCAGGATGCTGCGGATCTCGTTCGTCGCCATGAAGCCTCTCCTTCGGAGGATGCGGTACCGGGTTCCGATGGATCGCCCCTCGGCGGGGCGGGGCGGCACGGAAATCTACCACGGGTCCACCGGCCGGGGCGAGGGGCGGCGGCCGGGTCGCGCCCGGCTCTCCGGCAGGCGCCTTGCCCCCCTGCTCAGGGGGCCAATGGGCTTGAACGCCACTTGATGAACGCCACGAGGAGGTGCGATGGGCCAGGAGGGGTGTGGCCGGGTCCACCGGTTCACCGTGCCGGCCGAGGCGCGGGGGGAGCGGGTCGACCGGTTTCTGGCCGGCCGGGGGCTGCCGGTGAGCCGCTCGCGGCTCCAGACCCTGGTTGGGCAGGGCAAGGTGCGCGTGGACGGGGCCGCCGTGAAGGCCGGCCGGAAGCTCCGGGGCGGGGAGGAGGTGGTGGTGGAGATCCCGCCGCCCGAGACGTGGGACGTGGAGCCCCAGGACCTGCCGGTCCGGGTGATCTACGAGGACGAGTGGATCGCGGTGGTCTCGAAGCCCAGGGGCATGGTGGTTCACCCCGCGCCGGGTCACCGGGACGGCACCCTGGTGAACGCGCTCCTCCACCGCCTGCGCGATCTGTCCGGGGTGGGCGGGGTGCTGCGGCCCGGCATAGTCCATAGGCTCGATCGGGACACCACGGGTCTGATCGTGGTGGCCAAGGACGACGTGACCCACCGGGGGCTCCAGGCCCGCTTCCGGAGCCGGTCGGTGGAGAAGGTCTACCTGGCCGTGGTGCTGGGGCGGCTGACGGGCGAGGGGGTGGTGGATCGGCCCATCGGCCGCCACCCCACCCAGCGCAAGAAGATGTGGGTGGACGGGCCCCGGGCCCGGCCGGCGGTGACCCGCTGGCGGGCGATCTCCGCCCTGGATGCCGCCACCCTGTTGGAGGTGACCATCGAGACGGGGCGCACCCACCAGATCCGGGTGCACCTGGCGGCCCTGGGCCATCCGGTGGCCGGCGATCCGGTGTACGGCGGAGCCGCGCGGGCCAGGGGGGTGCACGATCCTGCCGCGCGCCGTCGGCTTATGGCGGCTCCGGCCCAGGCTCTGCACGCCTGGCGGCTGGGGTTCGAGCACCCCCGGACCGGAGAGTTCATCCGGTTCACGGCCCCGGTTCCGGAGGACCTGGCGGGGCTGATCCGGGCGCTGGGGGGGGAGGTTCCCGAACCTCCGTGAGCTCGGCCACGAACGATCCCACGATCACCTCGCTCTGGAGTTTGACGGGCATGCGGCGGCCGTCGTCGGTCAGCCACACGAAGATGCGGGCCCCGGGGCTCTTCTTGAAAATCCCCCCGATGCCCTCGATCCGGGGTTCGATCTTCACGGTGGAGAACGACCCCGCCGGGGTGTTCACGGTCTCTCGGCCGAGCACCCGCACGGTGCCGGTGACCAGCTTCTTCCCGTCGGTGATGTCCAGCACCACGGCCCGGTCGTCCGGGAGGGGCCGCACCCGGTACGCGTAGAAGCAGGACAGGGGATCCTGGATCCCTGCGGGGACGAGCAGCTCTTTCTTGAGCTCCCTGTTGCGGAAGTAGCGGGAGGTCCCGGCCTCGGGGTCGAACAGCACCTCCACCTCCCGGGGGTCCCCCCAGCCCTCCTTGGCCCGTTTGAAGTACCGCAACGGGGACAGGGAGACCGGGAGCACCGTGGACTCCACCCGGTTCCGGACCGGGTACACGGTGTCGATGTACGGAAGGGTGCGGGCCCGTGCCCGAAATCGCACGGTGCCGTCGGGACCGGCGAGCACCTCCAGGGTGGCCCGGGCGGCGGGGATCACGCCCCACCGCACCCGGAACTCCAGCCGCTCCCCGATCAGGGCGGGGAGGCGGGGAGGGGGTGGGAGGGCGGGGACCGCCCGGGCCGCGACCAGGACCGAGAGGATGGCAGCGAGGAGCGCGAAGCGATGTCCCATGGGGCGAGCATACCCGAACCGAACGGCGGTTCCCAGTCGGCCTGGCTCGAGGCGCCGGGGCTTTCGGCCGTGAGGGGGCTGGTGCACGGGTTCACCACCAGGGCCGCGGGGAGCTTCTCCGCGGGCCCCCCGGCCGGCTGGCCGGCCGCGGCAGGGGGGCGTCGGCTCCGCCTGCTCCGGCAGGTCCACGGCGCCGCGGTGGTGGGGCCCGAGCACCCCGATCCCCTGCCCGAGGCCGACGCGTGGGCGGGCCGCCCGCCCCCGGGGGTGCTCCTGGGGGTGCGCACGGCCGACTGCGTGCCGGTGATCCTGTGCCACCCCCGAACCCGGACCCTGGCGGTGGTCCACGCCGGCTGGCGGGGCACCGCCGCAGGGGTGGTGACGTCCGCCCTGGAGGCCCTCGGGGCTCCCCGGCAGGAGGTGGTGGCCGCCGTAGGGCCAGCGATCGGGGGGTGCTGCTACGAGGTGGGCCCCGAGGTGGTGCGGGCCCTGGGCCCTGGCCCCTGGGCGACCCGGGCGGGGAGGCGGTGGATCGTGGACCTGCGGGGTCGGGTCGAGGCCGAGCTGGTTCGGGCCGGCGTGCCCCCCGGCCGGATCGAGCGGGTCGGGGGATGCACGGGGTGTGGGGAGGGGTTCTTCTCCCACCGGGCCCGGGCCGACACCGGCCGCATGCTGGCCTTTGCCGGGTGGAGGGAACCGTGATCCGCAACTGGCCGGAGGACCGGCCGATCCGGCTCGTGGGCCTGACGGGCGGCATCGCCACGGGGAAGTCCACGGCGGCCCGCCTGCTCGCCCGGGAGGGGGCGGTGGTGGTGGACGCCGACCGGGTGGCCCGGGAGGTGGTGGAGCCCGACACCCCCGGGCTCCGTGAGATCCGGCGGACCTTCGGCCCCTCGGTGCTCACGGCCGACGGCCAGCTGGACCGGGACGCCCTGGCCCGGGTCGTGTTCTCCGACCCCGCGGCCCGGAAGCGGCTGAACGCGATCCTTCACCCGCTGATCGGCGCCGAGGTGGACCGCAGGGTGGAACAAGCCCTCGCCCGGGACCCGGAGGCCGTGGTGGTCTACGACGTCCCCCTCCTGTTCGAGACGGGGGCCGAGGGACGGTGCGACCTCGTGGTGGTGGTGTACGTGCCGCCCGAGATCCAGCTTCGACGCCTCATGCTCCGGGACGCGTTGGCCGAAACGGATGCCAGGGCGCGGCTCGCGGCCCAGATGCCCATCGACGAGAAGGCCCGGCGGGCCGACGTGGTGCTCGACAACCGGGGCCCCCCGGAGTCCCTGGAAGCCCCCGTCCGGGCGTTGTGGGCGCGCATCCGGGCCCACAATGGGCGGTTTGGGGTTGACAAGACGGCTCCGAGGGGCTAGAAAAGCCGCGACCTCGAGAACGTCAGATCCCAACGCCCCCCGGTTTCTCCCGTCTGGACCCACTCCCTGGGATCGTCAGCGCAACCGAACGACACCCGGACACATCACCGACAGGACCGGCCAGCGTTTCGACTCACGCACAAAAGACGGACCACCGGCCCGGCACCCGCCCCAGAGACGGATGCCGCGTCCCCGAACGACGACGGGTTGAGAACACACGGACCCATCCGGCAATCAGACCCCCAACCTTCCATCATCCGAAATCTGTCGAGACCATGAAAAACAGCGAACGAAAGAGCGGTCGCCGCAATCCGCCCCAGAACGGCAAAGCCGTGCCCATGCACCTCCAGGAGCTCAAAGAGAAGCCCATCGCGGAGCTGACCGAGATGGCGGAGGAGCTGGGTATCGACGACGCCCACCGGCTGCGCAAGCAGGATCTGATCTTCGCCCTGCTCAAGGCCCAGGTGGAGCAGAACGGGAGCATCTTCGCCGAGGGCACCCTCGAGCTGCTGCCCGACGGGTTCGGGTTCCTGCGCTCGCCCGACTACAGCTACCTGCCCGGCCCCGATGACATCTACGTCTCGCCCAGCCAGATCCGGCGGTTCAACCTGCGCACCGGCGACACGGTGGGCGGTCAGATCCGGCCGCCCAAGGCCTCGGAGCGGTACTTCGCCCTGCTGAAGGTGGACAGCATCAACGGCGATCCGCCCGACAAGGCCCGGACCCGGATGCTGTTCGACAACCTCACTCCCATCTACCCCAACGAGCGCCTCAACCTGGAGGTGGAGACGGACCCCACCAACTACTCGATGCGCATCGTCAACCTGATCGCTCCGATCGGCAAGGGGCAGCGGGGCCTGATCGTGGCCCCGCCCCGCACCGGCAAGACGGTGCTCCTGCAGCAGCTCGCCAACGCCATCACGGCGAACCAGCCCGACGTGTTCCTGATCGTGCTGCTGATCGACGAGCGGCCG
This is a stretch of genomic DNA from Deferrisoma camini S3R1. It encodes these proteins:
- a CDS encoding RluA family pseudouridine synthase, translated to MGQEGCGRVHRFTVPAEARGERVDRFLAGRGLPVSRSRLQTLVGQGKVRVDGAAVKAGRKLRGGEEVVVEIPPPETWDVEPQDLPVRVIYEDEWIAVVSKPRGMVVHPAPGHRDGTLVNALLHRLRDLSGVGGVLRPGIVHRLDRDTTGLIVVAKDDVTHRGLQARFRSRSVEKVYLAVVLGRLTGEGVVDRPIGRHPTQRKKMWVDGPRARPAVTRWRAISALDAATLLEVTIETGRTHQIRVHLAALGHPVAGDPVYGGAARARGVHDPAARRRLMAAPAQALHAWRLGFEHPRTGEFIRFTAPVPEDLAGLIRALGGEVPEPP
- a CDS encoding polyphenol oxidase family protein yields the protein MSHGASIPEPNGGSQSAWLEAPGLSAVRGLVHGFTTRAAGSFSAGPPAGWPAAAGGRRLRLLRQVHGAAVVGPEHPDPLPEADAWAGRPPPGVLLGVRTADCVPVILCHPRTRTLAVVHAGWRGTAAGVVTSALEALGAPRQEVVAAVGPAIGGCCYEVGPEVVRALGPGPWATRAGRRWIVDLRGRVEAELVRAGVPPGRIERVGGCTGCGEGFFSHRARADTGRMLAFAGWREP
- the rho gene encoding transcription termination factor Rho; translated protein: MRPPTFHHPKSVETMKNSERKSGRRNPPQNGKAVPMHLQELKEKPIAELTEMAEELGIDDAHRLRKQDLIFALLKAQVEQNGSIFAEGTLELLPDGFGFLRSPDYSYLPGPDDIYVSPSQIRRFNLRTGDTVGGQIRPPKASERYFALLKVDSINGDPPDKARTRMLFDNLTPIYPNERLNLEVETDPTNYSMRIVNLIAPIGKGQRGLIVAPPRTGKTVLLQQLANAITANQPDVFLIVLLIDERPEEVTDMKRSVRGEVVSSTFDEQAQRHVQVAEMVIEKAKRLVEHGKDVVILLDSITRLARAYNTVVPHSGKILSGGVDSNALHKPKRFFGAARNIEEGGSLTIIATALIDTGSRMDEVIFEEFKGTGNMELHLDRRLADKRVFPAVDIQRSGTRKEDLLLPPFELNRVWVLRKVLSALSPVDAMEFLLDKMRGTKSNAEFLESMSE
- a CDS encoding universal stress protein — encoded protein: MATNEIRSILVAVDISHDGNAVCAFARNLARALGAQVTALYVVEELPEGLRGLDLPALRPEDDVPDQEQEALRRLRDHARENLGPDAGLYVTAGEPAREILRVARERGIDLVVMGNHGRKGLAKALYGSTVQEVTEAAAVPVLTVPVPG
- the coaE gene encoding dephospho-CoA kinase; protein product: MRLVGLTGGIATGKSTAARLLAREGAVVVDADRVAREVVEPDTPGLREIRRTFGPSVLTADGQLDRDALARVVFSDPAARKRLNAILHPLIGAEVDRRVEQALARDPEAVVVYDVPLLFETGAEGRCDLVVVVYVPPEIQLRRLMLRDALAETDARARLAAQMPIDEKARRADVVLDNRGPPESLEAPVRALWARIRAHNGRFGVDKTAPRG
- a CDS encoding NUDIX hydrolase, with amino-acid sequence MVHSLDEVERNLARYSPPGEGSTAPVRAAVALCLREAGTALEMLFIERAERHDDPWSGHLAFPGGRIDPGDSGPRAAAERETLEEVGLDLTAARYLGSLGTHRAERLPVVVSCFAYGVAPQTELRLNHEVADAFWVPLPDLLDPSRHAVVAFRFGGADWSHPAIRLLGSGRPLLWGITYRLVERFCEAVGAPLPAAADPASSPLAGSR
- a CDS encoding DUF3108 domain-containing protein — encoded protein: MGHRFALLAAILSVLVAARAVPALPPPPRLPALIGERLEFRVRWGVIPAARATLEVLAGPDGTVRFRARARTLPYIDTVYPVRNRVESTVLPVSLSPLRYFKRAKEGWGDPREVEVLFDPEAGTSRYFRNRELKKELLVPAGIQDPLSCFYAYRVRPLPDDRAVVLDITDGKKLVTGTVRVLGRETVNTPAGSFSTVKIEPRIEGIGGIFKKSPGARIFVWLTDDGRRMPVKLQSEVIVGSFVAELTEVREPPPPAPGSAPPGPPEPGP